From Neomonachus schauinslandi chromosome 12, ASM220157v2, whole genome shotgun sequence, the proteins below share one genomic window:
- the AEBP1 gene encoding adipocyte enhancer-binding protein 1, which yields MAAVRGAPLLGCLLVLLALCPGGRPQTVLTDDEIEEFLEGFLWELEPETREDDLEEPPPPEPTLRARKAQAGGKPGARPGVAKEAPLEKAKDKGKKGKKDKGPKATKQPLEGSLRPPKKPKEKPPKATKKPKEKPPKATKKPKEKPPKATKKPKEKPPKATKRPLAGKRPPTETPWWPRPLPPSPGPEELPRGGGGALPSPWLGPGGETDSERQSEPEEETEPPTLDYNDQIEREDDEDFEYIRRQKQPRPPPSRRRPEPPEEKAEPPGPGLEAPKERIEPPPKPLPPPLPPDYGDGYVIPHYDDMDYYFGPPRPRKPHTELETDEEKEELKKPKKEGSPKEEETDDKWTVEKDKDHKGPRKGEELEEEWAPTEKGRGGGRGRAGQGGGVAGSWTAQGPARPPSAAVHSYYAQNEVVTTDNLDFRHHSYKDMRQLMKVVNEECPTITRTYSLGKSSRGLKIYAMEISDNPGDHELGEPEFRYTAGIHGNEVLGRELLLLFMQYLCREYRDGNPRVRSLVQDTRIHLVPSLNPDGYEVAAQTGSEFGNWAMGLWTEEGFDIYEDFPDLNSVLWGAEERKWVPYRVPNNNLPIPERYLSPDATVSTEVRAIIAWMEKNPFVLGANLNGGERLVSYPYDMARTPTQEQLLAAAMAAARGEDEDEFSEAQETPDHAVFRWLAISFASAHLTMTEPYQGGCQAQDYTSGRGIVNGAKWKPRSGTINDFSYLHTNCLELSIYLGCDKFPHESELPREWDNNKEALLTFMEQVHRGIKGVVTDEQGIPIANATISVSGINHGVKTASGGDYWRILNPGEYRVTAHAEGYTPSAKTCNVDYDIGATQCNFILARSNWKRIREIMAMNGNRPIPRIDPSRPMTPRQRHVQRRRLQYRLRMREQMRLRRLNATATPGPSTPATRAPPTATLPAAPTLPPAPAPTPSASRGPWHLAPEATAAGWEESETETETYTEVVTEFGTQLGPEEHEEDQEEEVVVVMAPEFPFTTAETYTVNFGDF from the exons ATGGCGGCCGTGCGCGGGGCGCCCCTGCTCGGCTGTCTCCTGGTGCTCCTGGCGCTGTGCCCCGGGGGGCGCCCGCAGACGGTGCTGACCGACGACGAGATCGAGGAGTTCCTCGAGGGTTTCCTGTGGGAGTTGGAGCCTGAGACCCGGGAGGACGACCTGGAGGAGCCGCCGCCCCCCGAGCCCACCCTGCGCGCCCGCAAAGCCCAGGCGGGGGGCAAGCCGGGGGCGCGCCCGGGGGTAGCCAAAGAGG CACCTCTGGAAAAGGCcaaagacaaagggaagaaagggaagaaggacaaAGGTCCCAAGGCAACCAAGCAGCCCCTGGAGGGGTCCCTCAGGCCACCCAAGAAACCCAAGGAGAAGCCACCTAAGGCCACCAAGAAACCCAAGGAGAAGCCACCCAAGGCCACCAAGAAGCCCAAGGAGAAACCACCCAAGGCCACCAAGAAGCCCAAGGAGAAACCACCCAAGGCCACCAAGAGGCCCTTGGCTGGGAAGAGGCCCCCCACCGAAACCCCGTGGTGGCCAcggcccctgcctcccagccccggCCCCGAGGAGCTGCCTCGCGGGGGAG GCGGGGCCCTCCCAAGTCCTTGGCTGGGTCCAGGAGGAGAAACTGATTCGGAGCGCCAGTCTG AGCCAGAAGAGGAGACCGAACCACCCACCCTGGACTACAATGACCAGATAGAGAGGGAGGACGATGAGGATT TTGAGTACATCCGACGGCAGAAGCAGCCTCGGCCACCCCCCAGCAGGAGGAGGCCGGAGCCCCCAGAGGAGAAGGCCGAGCCGCCCGGGCCTGGGCTGGAGGCCCCTAAGGAGAGGATCG AGCCTCCTCCGAAGCCGCTGCCGCCCCCCCTGCCTCCCGACTATGGAGATGGCTACGTGATCCCCCACTATGACGACA TGGACTATTACTTCGGGCCTCCCAGACCCAGGAAACCCCACACTGAGCTAGAGACagatgaagagaaggaggagCTGA AGAAACCCAAAAAGGAGGGCAGCCCCAAAGAGGAGGAGACAGATGACAAGTGGACTGTGGAGAAGGACAAGGACCACAAAG GGCCCCGGAAGggtgaggagctggaggaggagtggGCTCCGACAGAGAAA gggcgtggggggggaaggggaagggctgGCCAGGGTGGGGGCGTGGCTGGCAGTTGGACAGCTCAGGGCCCCGCCCGCCCGCCTTCGGCAGCTGTCCACAGTTACTACGCACAGAACGAGGTGGTGACCACTGACAACCTGGACTTCCGGCACCACAGCTACAAGGACATGCGCCAG CTGATGAAGGTGGTGAACGAGGAGTGCCCCACTATCACCCGCACATACAGCTTGGGAAAGAGCTCACGCGGGCTCAAGATCTATGCCATGGAGATCTCAGACAACCCCGGGGATCACGAGCTGG GGGAACCCGAGTTCCGATACACGGCTGGGATTCACGGCAACGAGGTGCTGGGCAGAGAGCTGCTACTGCTTTTTATGCAGTACTTGTGCCGCGAGTACCGGGACGGGAACCCGCGCGTGCGCAGCCTGGTGCAGGACACGCGCATCCACCTGGTGCCCTCGCTGAACCCCGACGGCTACGAGGTGGCAGCGCAGacg GGCTCCGAGTTTGGGAACTGGGCGATGGGGCTGTGGACTGAGGAGGGTTTTGACATCTACGAAGACTTCCCAGATCTCAACTCTGTGCtctggggagcagaggagaggaaatgggTCCCCTACCGGGTCCCCAACAATAACCTGCCGATTCCTGAACGCTATCTCTCCCCAGATGCCACG GTGTCCACGGAGGTCCGAGCCATCATTGCCTGGATGGAGAAGAACCCCTTCGTGCTGGGGGCCAACCTGAACGGCGGTGAGCGGCTCGTGTCCTACCCCTACGACATGGCCCGAACACCCACCCAGGAGCAGCTGCTGGCCGCGGCCATGGCGGCGGCCCGGGGAGAAGACGAGGACGAGTTTTCTGAGGCCCAGGAGACCCCGGACCACGCCGTCTTCCGCTGGCTGGCCATCTCCTTCGCCTCTGCCCACCTCACCATGACGGAGCCGTACCAGGGCGGGTGCCAAGCCCAGGACTACACCAGCGGCAGGGGCATCGTCAACGGGGCCAAGTGGAAGCCCCGGTCTGGGA CCATCAACGACTTCAGTTACCTGCACACCAATTGCCTGGAGCTCTCCATTTACCTGGGCTGCGACAAGTTCCCCCACGAGAGCGAGCTGCCCCGAGAGTGGGACAACAACAAGGAGGCTCTGCTCACCTTCATGGagcag GTTCACCGTGGCATCAAGGGGGTTGTGACGGACGAGCAGGGCATCCCTATCGCCAATGCCACCATCTCCGTGAGCGGCATTAACCACGGTGTGAAGACAG CGAGCGGGGGTGACTACTGGCGCATCCTGAATCCGGGTGAGTACCGCGTGACGGCCCACGCCGAGGGCTACACGCCGAGTGCCAAGACCTGCAACGTGGATTACGACATCGGGGCCACCCAGTGCAACTTCATCCTGGCCCGCTCCAACTGGAAGCGCATCCGCGAGATCATGGCCATGAACGGGAACCGGCCCATCCCGCGCATCGACCCCTCGCGCCCCATGACCCCCCGGCAGCGGCACGTGCAGCGGCGCCGCCTGCAGTACCGTCTGCGCATGCGCGAGCAGATGCGGCTGCGGCGCCTCAACGCCACGGCCACCCCGGGCCCCAGCACCCCCGCGACGCGGGCGCCCCCCACCGCCACGCTGCCTgccgcccccaccctgccccccgcccccgcccccacccccagcgccaGCCGGGGGCCCTGGCACTTGGCGCCCGAGGCCACCGCGGCGGGCTGGGAGGAGTCGGAGACGGAGACGGAGACCTACACGGAGGTGGTGACGGAGTTTGGGACACAGCTGGGGCCCGAGGAGCACGAGGAGgaccaggaggaggaggtggtggtggtcatGGCCCCAGAGTTCCCTTTCACCACAGCCGAGACCTACACagtgaactttggggacttctgA